The Cryptomeria japonica chromosome 6, Sugi_1.0, whole genome shotgun sequence genomic interval ATTTAATTTAATCATAAAATATATTTCAATGATATAGATTTTTTTTGGCAATCAAAAGAAGATTAAGAAGTCTTATGAACATTCAAGTACAAAgaattaattctatttattgcataaGCATTATTAAGAATTAAATTTTATAGTCCAGTTATGtataatattatttattcaaaattGCTAAAAATGGTTAAATGTTATAACAATTTTGAATAAATAATGTGTGCACTTGACAATAAATTTTAGTTTTTATTACGTATATAGAATAATTAGAATTAATTCTCACTAATTGAATGCTCATAGGACTTATTAATCTTTTTTTGGTTGCcaaaaaatatatatctatttcatttaaatattttttgatacaattaaaaaatatattttttaaaaatcacaTCAAAATATAAATATCAATTGTTGTGATTAGTCTGTaggatatttcaaaaaaaaattatatcaagtGTTGTGATTAACATCAAGTGAATCTATAAGAAAAATTCCCAATTGAAGAATATGTGATACAACTAAAACAAGCTCTATTCTAGGCACACCAAATGGCTTTGATATTCCATAATATTTGAATATGAAAGAATAATACCCTCATTTTGACACCATTGCAACTTCAAAAATCAGACTTATAGCCTATATTTCAATCCAAACATTAAAACACACTGATATAGATTAAAAAACAAAGAATGAGACTACGATTTAACTCAAAGAATGAGAGTATAATTTTTGGAGTTGCAATTTAACTGATATGACTTTAATTAAGATAAAAACTAAATTTGCATAATATTCAACTATTATATGTtaactaaaaaaactaaaaaaactttcaaatttataggCTACATTTTTATAAACAACTTTTACATTGACATTTTTGTGGGAATGCTCTCGTTGCGATTATTTGTTCTTAGGTTCATGTTTGATCTGATAGTAAGTTGATAATAAAATACCAACATTTTTTTGGATGCTCTCATTGCAATCATTTTTTATTATGTCCATGTTTGATCTAACAGTAACTTAGATAAGAAAATATCAACATACAAATGATTCAAAGCATTCAATATTTTTGGTCATGCTTACAAAACATATATTGTGTTTATTAGGTGTTCAAATCTTGGTTTCATTAGGTATCAATGTCTTCAAATGTCACAAAGTAACCAGAAGACTTCTTTCCACAGGTAAAACATTTTAGACGTCAATTATCATGAGGTTAACATGTCAACAAACTAGTCATTTAGAAACTTTATTGAAGGAAAACATGGAGTCTCTTCACAATTCTAGAATTAAAACCTTTAGTTGTGAGATATGGTGGTTATTTCAATTTGCTTTCGATGCTATAACACATTTGAGCATGAATTCTTCCAAATCCAGCATGTTTTGTAACAAAGCACAAGAGAACgatttgatatatatatgacatttaatcatttaaacatgCCAATAAACCAAACAGTAAAAATTTGCTACCAAGGCAATACATTCATCTATCCTAGTACATCTAGGTATTGACATAGAATGCAATAGGGCAATTACATATAGAACATTATATTTGAAAAAGGCAGAGGGATCAAATATGTTGTTAACAAAATTCCCCTGCATGACATTGACACTTACATAAAACCATGCAACTCATTTACCGTGCATTAGATCTAAACTTACGCTTTCCAGTCAATGTCCTCTGTGACAATGAAAGCCTAGATCTGACTTGAACAGGCTTTTCATCACTCTCACTATCTGAGATGACAACAGTTTCCACCTGTGTCATCTCCTCTGTAATTTTCTTATGAACACCTTCCGGTCGAAGTAATCCTGATACAGGAAGGTTATGGTTGATTGGCCTTGTAGGCTGAAGCTCATGCAATTTGCTGCATTGTGGATCGTTATCACTTGCGAAAGGCAGAATTCTCTGGTTAGAATTTCCTGATAGACCATTATGTAAAGGTCTGAGTTTTGTGTTCTCTCTCGTTTTTATTTCAGTCTCACATTCCAATGGTTTAGATACTGACAACTTACAATGAGGTTTCTCAGCATTCCAATTTCTTAAATGGAAATTTTCCTTGCCCAATATAACCCCTTTTTGCACATTTTTTCCTGGTTCCGTAGATAAATTTTCTAGCAAACTAGACGAATCACCAATTTGAACTTTTTGGAGCAATTCATCCTTGTTGTCATTAGTTTCAACAGATGGATGAGTAGGTAATTTCTGCTGAAGATTCTTACCATCACACTGAGCAGGTCTGAAGCTTGCATTCTCCTTGTACATTTTTGCACCAACATCTGTCACCGTCTCCGCAGAAGCAGTGCTTATTGTTGGCTGTAACATTGGTTCTTTTGCCAATGAAAGTCTCTTGCTGAGAGACTTTGTTGATTTTACGGGACACCCAGGACCCCTATCTTTTGGCTTCCCTTTAATGTTACTTTGATTTGGAGATCCACTTACAGATTCCACAGCAGCTTCTTCAAATTGTTTAGGATTGTCGATCCTTTCATTTGATCCCTGCCCAGACCATATGAAAAGGGTAAGATAAGAAAACTAAATTGCTTTGACAATCAAACCAAAATTCCATTAATAGTTTATTGGTCCCACTATTACTCTAAATCATAGAGTAGTACGGTAACCTAAAGCAAAGGCAAAGAAAGAAGAAATGTGTTGAGTCAGAATCTTAGGGGAATATGAAGGAAGAACTTGCAGTGAAGTTTATCCATATTGATATTAATCCAGTAGCTGCCTTGTGAGTTACAACCTTGTTCAAGCTCATACCAGTGGTGAACTGCCTGGACTTGAAATGTTTGTTGGCAAAGTTGTGATCTGACACTCCATTTGCACTGCATACTTTTGGGTCCATGATCTTGCTTTTTGATCAAAGGTAGACCTATTGTGCTTGTATTCTGCACTCTGTTGTCAGCACCATGGATGAGAATTCAAAAGTAAAAAAACTTACAACGTTTTGAGTATGGAAAGAATAAGGAATCTCACAATATCACACATAAGGCCATCATCGGGGTTTGGCTCAGAAAGCAACAAACCAATGCTTGCCAACACTGTTGCAATGTTCAAGGATGGCCTCCATGCTCCCTGCAAGCAATTAATAATATTAAAGCACTCTGTAAtgctctcattcaaaaaaaaaaggtcCAAAAAGTTCAAAATGTGATATTACTAATTAAGAACATCAAGGTAAAAAACCTTATAAATAATCGATGTTAGAAAGTATGATTAATGATTATCAATTAAACATCCTCATTTATCTCATaataatgcaaatataaaagagaaattgaaatattaataaatatactgtattgtttcttcaagttttatTTATCTCATTTATCTTGGTATCATTTATTTATACATGTCACTTGACCCACTTGATCATGAGGAAAAAATGCCAACACAACCAAGATTGACTTTTAAGGGCCACATAGGCCAACAGATAATGACAAATAATCATTCTCCTCCAATGAAGAAATAAACAAATTACAAAGCCAGTATTGAAACCGGAAGAACATGAAAAATATTTCACCATCACCATGCAGAATCCTGAAGCCTGTAAAAAATTTCAACTGTTCAACACTGTTTATCCACATCCAAAAGTTAGGCAACTATCAAGCATGGTCAAATTTTTCACATCAAAATACAACCTTCTGTTTTTTAAGGGAGAATGATGCTTTTATCTTCCATTATCTCTACACCCTTCTTATAAAATATGCGTATTTTCTTGTCCTGGAAACTCACTCTATTCCCCTACAAACATTAAGGTGGAATGTTTAAGATAACAAGTGACGCATCTGCTACTCAGTGGTATTGTAAGAAGTTATATGTAGACAAAGCACCTCATTATCACCCATATCCCAAATTATAACTCAACATATAGGGACTTGAATCATAGTATGAGATGCTGAGAGAAGTATCAATCACATGCCATCCTTGAACGTTATTTACTCTATATTGGCAAATTTTCCAACCAACAAGCACCCTAGCATTCCAACTAGAGATATCTATACAGCCTATCATTTATGGCAAGAAAAATATTTTCGGCTGCTATGCAGCTATTGCCACCAGCTACCAGATATAAATTATAGAGAAAAGGTGGTTGGAATGATGAGAAACGGATGCATTTCTTTTTAGCTTTTCCTAAGATGTTAAGTGGAAGCCTATGCTAGATTATTATAAATCCACATATAGATGAAGCCAAATAAGTCAATTCAATTGTAAACATAATTCCAaaaagaggaaggtatatgcttGAACAGCCAAGGTAAGATTTTAATTTAcactttaatttattttaaaaacctTCAAAATGCTTCTGCAACAACATAAGACTTTTCCACTTTTTCTTTCTTTAGAGAGGGTTGCCTCAGTTCTGACAAGGCATCGCCACAGTTGTGCTAACACCAATTTGCTCCTGCACTTTATCAGTATCTCTGTCGGTTGCTACCGTATTTCAAATAATCCTCAAATTCCTGTTTTCCCCTTCTTCACTAAAATGAGGTTATCAATAAAGCTATCAAAGAGAGCATATACAAACAATATATACAGGTCACTTGGACCCTTCTTCTACAACCTCAGGGCCCCAAGCTGTTCTCCTATGCTGAGCATTTCCAATAGACTGAGGATAGTGTCATTTTTTGGCCTAATGATAGCAAGCATAATTGGACACATTGCTCGAAGATTACACTTGGCCAGCTAAGGATGTATTCCCACCAGTTATGATCACTATATTTGGCATAGCTAGGGTATCTAATGTCTTTGTTGAAATGTTCCCTTCAATTGGATGAGATCAAAGAGGACTTTACGTCCACATGGTCTGTATACCATGAGATCCAACAAAAGTTCCACAATTTGTATAAAGATACAGTTTCTCTGTACCCACCTCAGACTAGCCTAGCCATAGGTGTTTGTCTCTTTTCCTTCTAAAAGTTGAATTTCAGTCCTAGGTCCTTCAAATAGATCCCTAGAGCCACCTAACCGATTGCCAACTTCTCTAAACTTGTCATATTTGGAGACACTAACCGCTCATTGGCTGTTGTCAATTTGATATAAAGGGCACAAGCCAAAGAAACATCACTTAGTTTTGCATACCACTACTAGGCACCTTAAAGGTTAACCCATCCTCTTACATTGCAAGCATCATTGATTTAGCTTGTTTCAACAACAAGGGTCTTCAAGCCCCTTCACTGTAAACTTTTGGCTCATGAGAGCAAACAGCCATTTCTATTTTTTCTGCACAATGCATTTGTTGGCTTTGCGTATTAAGAGAGATTCCAGTGGAGGCGTATCCTACTACTTCAATTGGTCACTCTAGCTAATATTATCAATCTCAACTCTTTTGTTTGCATTTCCATGGTCGTTGATGTAGCATTGTTGGCTATTCTAACTTGAGCCTTGCTTCATAATTGTGACAACTTTGGTTTCCACTTGTGATCTCCCTCTTGGATTTCATTGCCTTCATGTTTTAATGAGAAGCCCTTCCCTTGCACCTTTTAGTGTTTGAAAGAGTGCATCTTTTGTATGTATTGCAGCCTTTTGATGTTTTGATGGTCGGCTAGACGTGTCACATCTTCTTTGCAATGGGTGAAACTTGTTATCACCTTAACTTCGTCCAGCAAAACTTGACCAAATTGAACATGAAGTTGTTGGTATTGATTATGCCATGTTTCGCATTGTACCCATGTAGAAGAAGCTTGCAGTATTTTGTAATTAATGTTGTCCATTTGTATCCTTAGGGCATGTGAAGTTGATGGCAAACACAGGCAAAACAAGTATAATCTTTTGATATTGGTTATGGCAGTTTGCATCTTCctgatttttatttcaaaattgataggGGTGGTGGCACACTTCTTCCTGATCTCATCTCCATGTTTCTTTTCAATTCCTACTAGCAATTTTTTCTTTGTTCCTTCCTATTGATTCTGTATTTACAATTTGCTGCAACAACTCATTATTAAACTGTTTCAATTGTTGCCCCAATGGGGCTTAAGTATCTCTAACAATTTGTGGTGATGTTGCTTACTGAGAATTCAAAATATTATTTTGCAACAATTCTACCAAGAGTGAACAATTTAACTCACCAAATAGGTGCAGTGCAATCAAGGCATAAAGGGAACAAAATGGCGGGGGTACAAGGACAAGCAGAAATTAAAGAGAACACCAAATCAAATTTGTTCCAAGCAAAGATGACGGCATGGAAGATaaacaaggcaaaaaaaaaattacaatccaACAACAACAGCACTATTGTGGTCCTTTGAGTTATATGTGGAGGAACTCATGGATGTAAAAAAGAGGCTTTAGACACTAGAAGCGAAGAATTGGGAAAAGGAGAACAAAGTGTATGAAGCAATAGAATACACAagcaaaatagagagagaaagCAAAAGTCTTAAAGAGCAAATCTCAAACATGCAGATCAAAATGGAAGGACAGCAAGAGTTGGACACCATAAAACAAGAACTAGAACAATGGAAATTACATAAGGATAAGAGATCGGAATCGATAGGAGGAGAGGAGACTACCCAAGTGAAGGAAATTCAATTGGCCTTAGCTGACTTGGAAACTAAAGAGGCTAAATTAAGGGAGCAGCTAGAAGAGGCCAAATCTTGGTCTCAAGTTGTTAGCggacaacaaacaaacaaaagggaATTATTGAGCagcaaatcaaaatacaaatgaacaAGACAGGCGCGGCAAGGCAGCAAACATCATTATCAAAAGG includes:
- the LOC131072136 gene encoding probable ubiquitin-conjugating enzyme E2 37, which gives rise to MKEENSESQSAQSVRLSTRMQREIKLLHSDPPPGVCAWPANQNLLNHLEAQIEGPEGTVYAKGVFKLEIQVPERYPFEPPNVRFVTPIYHPNIDSGGRICLDILNLPPKGAWRPSLNIATVLASIGLLLSEPNPDDGLMCDISAEYKHNRSTFDQKARSWTQKYAVQMECQITTLPTNISSPGSSPLGSNERIDNPKQFEEAAVESVSGSPNQSNIKGKPKDRGPGCPVKSTKSLSKRLSLAKEPMLQPTISTASAETVTDVGAKMYKENASFRPAQCDGKNLQQKLPTHPSVETNDNKDELLQKVQIGDSSSLLENLSTEPGKNVQKGVILGKENFHLRNWNAEKPHCKLSVSKPLECETEIKTRENTKLRPLHNGLSGNSNQRILPFASDNDPQCSKLHELQPTRPINHNLPVSGLLRPEGVHKKITEEMTQVETVVISDSESDEKPVQVRSRLSLSQRTLTGKRKFRSNAR